Proteins co-encoded in one uncultured Draconibacterium sp. genomic window:
- a CDS encoding RICIN domain-containing protein, with product MKTKQIRIIILIIFSIAIGIGIIVRLLRPETELEKVIRHYKKEQNEEKLAAAHFLIDNMDGSYSYSGEAYEIIRKVYNGLSFVSESERNKTLKNKLDTLRYLPELAIEYDTGSIKAEFLIKHIDFAYNLWKKSLWNKDVSFDNFCEYILPYKYRNEGISEFIGEYNRMYSPILDHIYFGEGPRYNATNANPVATSGRSNNNIGPVKLFPESKKLIFSNIENEREGTKTLFVQYSNVKRRNKMRIFVNNKDTIYANLEPLNSLHDFAKRPLKIPIELLQGVNTIEIAACDDTIAIDYIEIVPFEKYYRDDANYKIVDGANYIITNAANNNCLEIENGSSLNNALLCYNDYNGEMYQHFNVQNIDYGFLNLSPCHMEGNQKCLDVAWASKSNNAAIIMYDFNKQSNQLWAVIPVGHEKYKIINRMSGKCLEISSSNNQVVQNEYIGSESQHWIFKRADNTIYFNKKFHVPQNSVLEATRRIAEELDFDWMWLDTNLPELPARDILNTKIGNCAVEAPFQLSVLRSLGIPAVIDFYPAGANSSVAHEFNSIIDKDNHAIYCQLGEIPGTGNVPMPASKVFRTSFSINENSLPLLKDKNDSIPTLFQNIHLYDVTDEYCATTDVNVDLFKPDGANYKYAYLCVFSNNAWHPVWWNRISNNKCSFKDMGLGVLYLPAYYTNTESIKGAGYPFIIKNDSTVEKIIVNKNAVQTLVLKRKYPWKGGGLDGRMNEGKFQGANKPDFSDAVTLYTFKGNTEPIFYNLPVNCNKKFTYARYCGANGTNSTLSELMFLNEKGVEIQGEPIGTPGSYLDAGNTLEKAFDKDVLTFYDGAKPDSTWIGLKFTKPEIVKTVRFIPRNDGNCVEIGDDYELEYWNNSEWQSLGKQTAETDSLVYRSCPKNALYILHNHTKGKEERIFTIDKNGKQIWW from the coding sequence ATGAAAACTAAACAAATCAGAATCATTATCTTAATTATTTTTTCTATTGCAATTGGGATAGGCATAATTGTCCGTTTATTGCGTCCTGAAACGGAATTAGAAAAAGTAATCCGTCACTATAAAAAGGAGCAAAATGAAGAAAAATTGGCTGCTGCCCACTTTTTGATTGATAACATGGACGGAAGCTATTCTTATAGTGGAGAAGCTTATGAGATTATCCGAAAAGTATATAACGGTTTAAGCTTTGTCTCGGAATCAGAACGTAATAAAACACTTAAAAACAAACTTGACACTTTGCGGTACTTACCGGAACTGGCCATTGAATACGATACAGGTAGCATTAAAGCTGAATTTCTTATAAAACATATTGATTTTGCTTACAATCTATGGAAAAAATCACTTTGGAATAAAGATGTGAGTTTCGACAATTTCTGCGAGTACATTTTGCCTTACAAATATAGAAATGAAGGAATCTCAGAATTCATTGGGGAATATAACAGGATGTATTCTCCCATCCTTGATCATATTTATTTTGGGGAGGGCCCCAGGTACAATGCAACTAATGCCAATCCTGTGGCTACATCGGGTAGAAGCAATAACAACATTGGACCAGTTAAATTATTTCCAGAATCAAAAAAGTTAATATTCAGCAATATCGAAAATGAAAGAGAGGGGACTAAAACGCTCTTCGTTCAATACTCCAATGTGAAGCGACGCAACAAAATGAGGATATTTGTTAACAACAAAGATACTATATATGCCAATTTAGAACCTTTAAATAGTTTGCATGATTTTGCCAAACGTCCTTTAAAAATACCTATCGAATTACTACAAGGGGTAAATACAATTGAGATTGCTGCCTGCGACGATACCATTGCAATTGACTACATCGAAATTGTGCCATTTGAAAAGTACTACCGGGATGATGCAAACTATAAAATAGTTGACGGTGCGAACTATATCATTACGAATGCAGCCAATAATAATTGTCTCGAAATCGAGAATGGATCTTCATTAAACAATGCGCTTTTATGCTATAATGATTACAACGGTGAAATGTATCAGCATTTCAATGTTCAGAACATCGATTATGGATTTCTAAATCTTTCTCCTTGCCACATGGAAGGCAATCAAAAATGTTTAGATGTAGCCTGGGCTTCAAAATCGAATAATGCAGCCATTATAATGTACGATTTCAATAAACAGTCAAACCAGCTATGGGCAGTTATCCCTGTTGGTCATGAAAAGTACAAGATCATAAACCGGATGAGTGGTAAATGTCTTGAAATCTCATCCAGTAATAATCAGGTTGTTCAAAATGAATATATAGGTTCAGAGAGTCAGCACTGGATTTTCAAAAGAGCGGATAATACTATTTATTTCAACAAAAAATTCCATGTGCCACAAAACTCCGTTTTAGAAGCTACACGAAGAATAGCCGAAGAGCTGGATTTTGATTGGATGTGGTTGGATACAAACCTGCCGGAATTGCCTGCTCGTGATATTTTGAACACAAAAATTGGAAATTGTGCTGTTGAGGCTCCGTTTCAACTCTCTGTTTTACGTTCGCTTGGAATCCCTGCCGTAATTGATTTCTATCCGGCTGGGGCAAATTCAAGCGTTGCCCATGAGTTTAATTCGATTATCGACAAAGACAATCATGCAATATATTGCCAGTTGGGTGAAATACCAGGGACAGGAAATGTGCCAATGCCCGCATCTAAAGTGTTTAGGACGAGCTTTTCAATAAACGAAAACAGCTTACCTCTTTTGAAAGATAAAAATGATAGTATCCCTACCCTTTTTCAAAATATCCATTTATATGATGTAACAGATGAATATTGTGCCACAACGGATGTTAATGTTGACTTATTTAAACCTGATGGTGCGAATTACAAGTATGCTTATCTATGCGTTTTCTCTAATAATGCATGGCATCCTGTTTGGTGGAACCGTATTTCAAACAATAAATGTTCATTTAAAGATATGGGGCTTGGTGTATTATACCTGCCTGCTTATTATACCAATACTGAAAGTATAAAGGGTGCTGGTTATCCTTTTATTATAAAAAATGATAGTACGGTTGAAAAAATAATCGTTAACAAGAATGCAGTTCAAACGCTTGTTTTAAAGCGAAAATATCCATGGAAAGGTGGTGGGTTAGATGGCAGGATGAATGAAGGTAAGTTCCAAGGGGCCAATAAACCTGACTTCTCCGATGCAGTCACTTTATATACTTTCAAGGGAAATACTGAACCCATATTCTACAACCTGCCGGTTAATTGCAACAAAAAATTTACTTATGCGCGTTACTGTGGCGCAAATGGCACCAATTCCACATTAAGCGAATTGATGTTTTTAAATGAAAAAGGAGTTGAAATTCAAGGAGAACCTATTGGGACACCCGGGAGCTATTTGGATGCAGGAAATACACTAGAGAAAGCGTTTGATAAAGACGTATTAACCTTTTATGACGGAGCAAAACCAGACAGTACCTGGATTGGATTAAAATTCACGAAGCCTGAAATTGTAAAAACAGTTCGTTTTATCCCCCGGAACGATGGAAACTGTGTTGAAATCGGAGATGATTATGAATTGGAATACTGGAATAACAGTGAATGGCAATCATTAGGCAAACAAACCGCAGAAACTGATTCGCTTGTTTACCGTAGCTGTCCTAAAAATGCACTTTATATCTTACACAACCATACCAAAGGAAAAGAAGAGCGGATATTTACCATTGATAAAAATGGTAAGCAAATTTGGTGGTAA